The genomic window ACTCAAGGTAGAAATTGAAGAGGTGGTTGAGGCCATAAGCATCATTAAATCCCTGGAGCCCAAGCCTGGCAGAGGCTTCAATGATGAAGATCCAATCTACATTGTTCCGGACATCTATGTTTACAAGCATGATGATGATTTCATTATTATGATGAACGATGACGGCATGCCGAGACTGCACATCAATTCGTATTACAGACAGGCCGCCTCAAGGGGCGGAGATATGACAAGCAGCACCAAAGAATACCTCCAGGAAAAGATACGCTCGGCCGCCTGGCTCATCAAAAGCATCCAGCAACGCCAAAAAACCATTTACAGCGTAATGGAGAGCATAATCAAATTTCAGAGGGAATTTTTTGAAAAAGGGGTTGCATATCTGAAACCCATGGTGCTAAGGGATGTGGCTCTTGATATAAACATGCATGAGTCAACAATAAGCAGGGTGACATCAAACAAATATGCCAATACACCACAGGGCATATTTGAACTTAAGTATTTTTTCAACAGTTCCATAAACAGGGTGCATGGCGAGGCAATAGCTTCGGCTGCGGTACTTGAAAAAATAAAACAGATAATAGAAAGCGAGGACCCCAAGAATCCGTACAGCGACGACAGAATAGCTCAACTTCTAAAAACAGAGGCAAATGTGGACATAGCCCGTAGAACAGTAGCAAAATATCGGGAAATGATGAAAATCTTGCCTTCCAACAAACGCAAACAATACTAAGGAGGTAGATCATGCAGATATCCGTAACCTTCAAAAACTTCGACTCCTCCGAAGCTTTAAGGTCCTATGTACAAACCAGACTTGAAAAACTTGATAAACTTCTTGATGCGCCGGTAGAGGCGAATGTGGTTCTTTGCGTTGAAAAGATCAGGCACATTGCTGAAGTTACCCTGGTTGGTGACAAGCTTAGCCTTCATGCTACGGAAGAAAGTGAAAGCATGTATTCTTCAATCGACATGGCCGCAGACAAAATCAAGGCTCAGATCAAAAAGTCCAAGGAAAAAGTACGCGAAAGAAGGCCGGTTTCTAAAAATGGTATCAAGTCCGACAGTACAGAAGCTGGTATTGAGGACGAAGATATGGAATCAGAAAGCTAATCGGATTCATGTAAATAAGCCGATGGATGTATGAAGTGGTTAGCATTTTCAAACCACAGACAATCCACTGATGGTGGTCAAAAACTCTGAAAATGGCCGGGCAAATATTTATCAGCTATGTAAAGATTGCTTTAGCTTAAGCCCGGCCAGTACAGGTCGATAAAAAAATGAAAGTATTAGACGCCCTGCATCCGGATGCAATCCTGATTGATCTGCAGTCCAGAACCAAAAAAGAGGTGCTGGAAGAAATTTCAAAGCCTATAGCCCGAATTCTCAAGGTCAAACACGAAGACCTCGTAAAAGTCCTCATTGAACGGGAACAGATGGGGAGCACTGGAATAGGCAAAGGGATAGCCATACCGCATGGAAGGCTTTCAGGGATAAATGACCTCGTTATTGGTTTTGGCCTTAGTCGCAAGGGTGCTCAGTTCGATTCCTTGGACGGAAAACCCGCGCACATTTTTTTTGTGCTGATAACGCCTGAGCATGCAACAGGACTGTATCTTAAATTCCTTGCAAGAATATCGAGAATGCTCAAAAACGAGGCAGTAAAAGAAAAGCTTCTTCATGCAAGGGAACTGAATGATATCATTTCAGCCATAAGAGATGAGGATGAAGATTCATAGGCTAAAGGAACCAGAGAATGCCGATAAACAGAATCTGCATAATAACCGGACTTTCCGGTTCCGGGAAAAGTACAGCCCTTGATGCTTTTGAAGACTCCGGCTTCTACTGCGTAGACAACATGCCTGTGGATCTGCTGCCCAAATTTCTTGAACTTCCAATGGAAAGCAATACTGAAATCAATGGTTTTGCATTTGTAATGGATCTCAGGGAAAAAGGATTTCCTTCAAAATGCCAGTCAGTTTTCAACTATCTGAAAGAAAACGGACTCGATTTTGAAATAATTTTTCTTGAGGCAGATAAAAAAATACTTGTTCAGAGATTCAGTCAAACGAGACGGCACCATCCACTGACCCACGACTCAAGTCTTATGGATGGAATCACAGAGGAAAAAAGCAAACTCGAAAGTCTCAGAAATATTTCGGACAATGTGATTGACACCACAAACACAAATGTCCACGAGCTGAAAAGCATAGTAACAGCCATTGCCAGAAGGCATATAAAGACAGATCTGCTGCAGATAAGCATTCTTTCATTCGGCTTCAAATATGGCCTGCCACAGGGCATTGATTTGCTTATGGATGTAAGATTTCTGTCCAATCCTTATTTCGTCGCAGAGCTTAAGGATTTCAGCGGTAAGGATGAAGAGGTAAGAAATTTTGTACTTAATTCTCCCGAAACCCTGACTTTCATGAAAAAATATACTGACATGCTTGACTATTTGATCCCTTTGTATAAAAGAGAGGGGAAAGTCTATTTAACAATAGCAATAGGTTGTACTGGAGGCAGACACAGAAGCGTGGCGGTTGCAGATGAAATTGCCAAGCATATAAGAGAGTATTCGGCTCAAGTGTATGTCACCCACAGGGATCTGGACAGGGAAAAAAAACCCGGTTCATAAATGCCTGCAACGTCCAACTTCACCGGAACTGCGGGGAAGAACATGATCGGAATAGTAATAGTAACCCATGCACAGTTAGGGCACGCCCTTCTTGAAACCGCCGAGGCAATACTCGGTGAGAAAATAGAGAATTCGGCTGCCGTTTCCATAAACCTTACTGACGATGTTGATAATCTCAGAAATCTCATCGACAAAGCCGTAAAAAAGGCGAAAAGCGAAAATGGCGTCCTGATACTGACGGACATGTTTGGGGGAACGCCATCGAATCTTAGCTATTCTTTTCTCGAGGATGGCAAAATCGAAGTACTTTCAGGAGTCAACCTGCCTATTGTACTGAAAGCAATCAATCTCAGAAAAAAATTAACGTTGGCTGAAATGGCAATAAAGCTTGAAGAACAGGGGAAGAAAAGCATATCTCTTGCAAGTTCAATCCTGAAAGGCAACAAACGGAGCGTCTGAATTGGGTAAAACAAGGATCTCCGAATTTGACACCAAATACATTGACCAGGTTATGGAAATTGAAAATAGTTCTTTTTCTGTACCCTGGGTCGAAAAAGGTTTTACAGAAGAGCTTGAAATACCGGGCTCTTTTAATTTTTTGGCGCTTGATGAATCTGACAATGTGGCAGGCTATATTGTTTTCAGGCTCCTTCTTGATGAAATACATCTTCTGAAAATTGCCGTCAAAAGCGATCAAAGAAGACTTGGCACAGGCATGAATCTTATGGAGAAACTCTTGAAAGTTTCTACTTCGAAAAATGCCTATGTAATCTATCTTGAAGTAAGTGCTGTCAACATGCCCGCAATCAGCCTTTATAAAACGACCGGATTCGTCGAGACTGGAAGAAGATATAAATACTACGGAGAAGAGGATGCCCTCAACATGGAACTGATCCTTGGTTCAAGGCATGCCTTGTAGAATTCGCAAACCAAAAAAATACGCTGGTGATGCTCTTGGGAGGAAAAATGAGTGTTAAGGTAGGTATAAACGGACTTGGAAGAATCGGCCGCATGATGCTGCGTGCATCTCTTAATAATCCAGATGTTGAAATTGCAGCTATAAACGATCTGACAGATCCGGCCACTCTGGCTCATCTCATTACATATGATTCCGTACATGGAAAAATCAATGCCGAAGTCAGGGCAAAAGACGGGGCGATTGAAATTAACGGCCGTATCATCCCTGTTACGTCAATCAGAGAGCCTGAAAAACTTAGATGGAAAGAATTCGGAGTGGATATCGCAGCGGAGTGTACTGGTGCATTCAGGGACAGAGAGAGTGCTGCCAAACATATGGCTGCAGGAGCTAAAAAGGTCATCATTTCTGCTCCAGCCAAAAATCCAGACGCGACAATAGTTCTCGGCGTTAATGAAAACACATATGACCCTGCATCGCATCACATAATTTCAAATGCTTCTTGCACAACAAACTGTCTCGCACCTGTGGTCAAAGTAATCAAAGAAAAATTTGGTTTCATAAATGGCATGATGACAACTGTTCATTCGTATACAAATGACCAGAGAATTCTTGACCTGCCCCACAAGGACTTAAGAAGAGCAAGAGCTGCAGCACTTTCAATGATCCCGACCACAACCGGTGCCGCTAAAGCGGTTGCGCTTGTCATACCGGAGCTGAAAGGCAAACTGAACGGTCTTTCAATAAGAGTCCCTACTCCAAACGTATCGATTGTGGATCTTGTAGCAACTGTTGAAAAACAGGGAATTACAGCCGAAGAGGTCAATCAGGCACTTAAAGAAGCCTCGGAGACAAGTCTTAAGGGTATTCTTTCATTCTGCGAACTTGAACTTGTTTCATCTGATTTCAACGGTTCCAGATTCTCTTCAATAGTTGATGGCCCAACCACGGATGTCATGGGCAATATGGTGAAAGTCCTGGCCTGGTATGACAACGAATCAGGGTATTCAAACCGCATGGTGGATCTTGCGGCCTTTATAGGCAAAAAGATTTAAACCAGGAGGCTTTATAAATGAATTCTCGTGTCCCGCTAATAGCCGGAAACTGGAAAATGCATAAGGACTGCGTAGAAGCTATCGCATCTGCTGAAAAGCTGAAGGCTCTCTGCTCCGGTGTTTATTCTGACAGAGAGATAATGATAGCCCCGCCTTTCACAGCTCTCTACCCTTTAAGCAGCTGCCTGACTGGTACAGGAATCAAACTGGCAGGTCAAAACGTTTACTGGGCCAAAGAAGGTGCTTATACCGGAGAAATATCGGCCAAAATGCTAAAAAGCGCTGGCTGCGAATACGTCATCATTGGTCACTCTGAAAGGCGTCAGATATTCGGGGAGACCGATACCGACATTAACAGCAAAATTAGGGCTTCCATTGAGGCTGGTCTGGCACCTGTTTTCTGTATAGGTGAGACTGATTCTGAAAAAGAAAACGGCAAAACATTTTTTGTTCTTGACAGACAACTCGAGAATGGACTAAAAGATGTTCCCGTTTCAGGGGTTAATTCGATTGTGATTGCTTATGAACCTGTTTGGGCAATTGGAACAGGTAAAACTGCGACCCCGGAGACAGCCCAGAAGGTTCACGCTTGGATTCGAAGCTTTCTGGAAAAAAAGTACGGCGAAGCTCTTGCCAAATCAGTCAGAATCATATATGGAGGTAGCGTTAAACCTGACAATATATCTGGACTGATGCAACTCCCTGATTTAGATGGTGTACTTGTGGGTGGAGCCAGCCTTGAACCTGAAAGCTTTTTCAGCATTTTAAGATATAATAAATTATGATTTCAGCAATAATAATAGCAATTCATGTATTTGCCTGTGTAGCACTTATCCTTATAGTTCTCTTACAGGCAGGCAAAGGCGCAGAAATGGGAGTTTCCTTCGGTGGAGGTTCAAGCCAGGCACTGCTTGGTTCTTCCGGCGAAACCCCGATGATAGGGAAAATAACAACTGCGATTGCAATAATTTTTATGTTGACATCCCTTTCATTAGCATATATGTCAGGGCATCCTAAAAGCAAGTCTGTGATGGATAAATCCATGCCGGTTAAGACACAGACAGCTGAAGGTGAAAAGAAAGCCGAAACACCTGCTACGCAGACTCCGGCGCAAGAAGCAACAAAACCAGAGCACACTGCAGCTCCAAAAGCTGAAGCGACAACCCAGGAAGCTCCGGTAGCAAAAGAAGCTACTCAGCCAAGTAGCGAAGCTGATAAAAAGTAATAAATGCCGAAGTGGTGAAATTGGTAGACACACTATCTTGAGGGGGTAGCGGGTAACTCCGTGTCGGTTCGAGTCCGACCTTCGGCACCATAAATAAAGACAGCTTAAATACTGTCAAAGACCTCTGAAAAAATCAGGGGTCTTTTTTTTTCTGAAGTACATTCAGCACAGCCGTATAATAAAGCGTATAAAAAATTTTATTGCCGAAGTGGTGAAATTGGTAGACACACTATCTTGAGGGGGTAGCGGGTAATTCCGTGTCGGTTCGAGTCCGACCTTCGGCACCATAAAATCAAAACCATCGTATAGCCAGACATCAAGACTATCAAGTCCATACACCAGCATTTTTTTAAAGCAAACCTTCAATAAAATTCAACGAATCCTATAAACCATCCTCTTATTCCATTTCTGTTTCAAAATATCATTTTTTGTATTTCAGATTTGATTTCTGGAAACCTTTTTGAAAAAGTATTGTATACTTGTCCTTCTACTGATTAATGGATTCCAAATCATGAAAATTTCTGTGACGCATTTTTCAAAAAGCAGTCCGCCAGAGCGCTCTTAAAAATCGATCATATGAATTTATAAAAAAATACTTTGAAATTGTTATAACTTTTTTATAAATAAACGTCTTATACCATTGTCAAATCAAAGATGAAATCAAGACAGCAAGGAGGAGGGCGCTACGCAATCGTACGGTGTTTTTACGCTCCA from Desulforegula conservatrix Mb1Pa includes these protein-coding regions:
- the rimI gene encoding ribosomal protein S18-alanine N-acetyltransferase, encoding MGKTRISEFDTKYIDQVMEIENSSFSVPWVEKGFTEELEIPGSFNFLALDESDNVAGYIVFRLLLDEIHLLKIAVKSDQRRLGTGMNLMEKLLKVSTSKNAYVIYLEVSAVNMPAISLYKTTGFVETGRRYKYYGEEDALNMELILGSRHAL
- a CDS encoding PTS sugar transporter subunit IIA; this translates as MIGIVIVTHAQLGHALLETAEAILGEKIENSAAVSINLTDDVDNLRNLIDKAVKKAKSENGVLILTDMFGGTPSNLSYSFLEDGKIEVLSGVNLPIVLKAINLRKKLTLAEMAIKLEEQGKKSISLASSILKGNKRSV
- a CDS encoding PTS sugar transporter subunit IIA, with protein sequence MKVLDALHPDAILIDLQSRTKKEVLEEISKPIARILKVKHEDLVKVLIEREQMGSTGIGKGIAIPHGRLSGINDLVIGFGLSRKGAQFDSLDGKPAHIFFVLITPEHATGLYLKFLARISRMLKNEAVKEKLLHARELNDIISAIRDEDEDS
- the secG gene encoding preprotein translocase subunit SecG, producing the protein MISAIIIAIHVFACVALILIVLLQAGKGAEMGVSFGGGSSQALLGSSGETPMIGKITTAIAIIFMLTSLSLAYMSGHPKSKSVMDKSMPVKTQTAEGEKKAETPATQTPAQEATKPEHTAAPKAEATTQEAPVAKEATQPSSEADKK
- the tpiA gene encoding triose-phosphate isomerase, which produces MNSRVPLIAGNWKMHKDCVEAIASAEKLKALCSGVYSDREIMIAPPFTALYPLSSCLTGTGIKLAGQNVYWAKEGAYTGEISAKMLKSAGCEYVIIGHSERRQIFGETDTDINSKIRASIEAGLAPVFCIGETDSEKENGKTFFVLDRQLENGLKDVPVSGVNSIVIAYEPVWAIGTGKTATPETAQKVHAWIRSFLEKKYGEALAKSVRIIYGGSVKPDNISGLMQLPDLDGVLVGGASLEPESFFSILRYNKL
- the gap gene encoding type I glyceraldehyde-3-phosphate dehydrogenase translates to MSVKVGINGLGRIGRMMLRASLNNPDVEIAAINDLTDPATLAHLITYDSVHGKINAEVRAKDGAIEINGRIIPVTSIREPEKLRWKEFGVDIAAECTGAFRDRESAAKHMAAGAKKVIISAPAKNPDATIVLGVNENTYDPASHHIISNASCTTNCLAPVVKVIKEKFGFINGMMTTVHSYTNDQRILDLPHKDLRRARAAALSMIPTTTGAAKAVALVIPELKGKLNGLSIRVPTPNVSIVDLVATVEKQGITAEEVNQALKEASETSLKGILSFCELELVSSDFNGSRFSSIVDGPTTDVMGNMVKVLAWYDNESGYSNRMVDLAAFIGKKI
- the rapZ gene encoding RNase adapter RapZ, with amino-acid sequence MPINRICIITGLSGSGKSTALDAFEDSGFYCVDNMPVDLLPKFLELPMESNTEINGFAFVMDLREKGFPSKCQSVFNYLKENGLDFEIIFLEADKKILVQRFSQTRRHHPLTHDSSLMDGITEEKSKLESLRNISDNVIDTTNTNVHELKSIVTAIARRHIKTDLLQISILSFGFKYGLPQGIDLLMDVRFLSNPYFVAELKDFSGKDEEVRNFVLNSPETLTFMKKYTDMLDYLIPLYKREGKVYLTIAIGCTGGRHRSVAVADEIAKHIREYSAQVYVTHRDLDREKKPGS
- the hpf gene encoding ribosome hibernation-promoting factor, HPF/YfiA family, which encodes MQISVTFKNFDSSEALRSYVQTRLEKLDKLLDAPVEANVVLCVEKIRHIAEVTLVGDKLSLHATEESESMYSSIDMAADKIKAQIKKSKEKVRERRPVSKNGIKSDSTEAGIEDEDMESES
- the rpoN gene encoding RNA polymerase factor sigma-54: MELRQQLKLAQQLVMTPQLQMAIKLLQLPQLELIDHIRQELEENPTLEELQEPSLDMSGDARLEQAEELAKASMDAPLEEVKIEEKLKDDYTEWEAYFDDYGGSGKTRNEGEEKEAPKYESFIAKKDSLEDHLLWQLLMSAPDEIEERIGSAIIGSLNKDGYLEANIEEISKIAGVTIEETEIVLKKIQAFDPVGVASRDLTECLMTQLRHLNIEDELVEAIIKDHLKNLENRNLKAIAKALKVEIEEVVEAISIIKSLEPKPGRGFNDEDPIYIVPDIYVYKHDDDFIIMMNDDGMPRLHINSYYRQAASRGGDMTSSTKEYLQEKIRSAAWLIKSIQQRQKTIYSVMESIIKFQREFFEKGVAYLKPMVLRDVALDINMHESTISRVTSNKYANTPQGIFELKYFFNSSINRVHGEAIASAAVLEKIKQIIESEDPKNPYSDDRIAQLLKTEANVDIARRTVAKYREMMKILPSNKRKQY